Within the Calditerricola satsumensis genome, the region GCGCTTTGTGGCGCCCGGCCTGTACCCCGAAGAGCGGCGCGCGGCCCTCTTGTACATTCCGCTGGCCGTCGGCCTGTTTCTCCTGGGGGCGCTCTTTGCCTATTTCGTTCTCTTTCCGCTCATCGTGCGCTTTTTGAAAGCGGTAGCGGAGAACATGGGCGCCACTCCGGCCTACGGCTTGGCGCAATACTTTGGCTTCCTGTTCAATGTGGTCCTTCCTGTGGCCATCCTGTTCGAATTGCCCGTGCTGTCGATGTTTCTCACCCGGCTCCGGATCCTCAACCCGGTTGTGCTGCGCAAGTTCCGCCGCCTGGCCTATCTCATCCTGGTCGTGGTGGCGGCGGTGATCACCCCGCCGGACATCGTGAGCGCGGTCCTCGTGTATGCCCCCCTCGTCCTGCTGTACGAGATCGCCGTGTGGTCGTCCCGCGTCGTGTGGCGCAAGCAGCAGCGCGAGGACGCCGAACGGGAGGCCCGGTGGCGGGAGGAGGAACGGGCGGCGGAAGGGGAGCCGGACCGCGCCCCCGGGTGAGGGACGCCGGAAGGCCGGGCCGGGTTGCCCGGTTGCCAATCGGAGGAGTCCCTTCCACCTGAGGGTTGAAAATTCCATCCGAAGCGGTATCATAAAAGGTGGGTGCGTTAGCACTCGTCTCATCGGAGTGCTAACAAGATTCGACGCCTTTCGAGGAGGAGGATTTGCCGTGATCAAGCCGCTTGCCGATCGGGTTGTGGTGGAGCCGATCGAACGGGAGGAGAAGACGGCTTCCGGGATTGTGCTGCCGGACACGGCGAAGGAGAAGCCGCAGGAAGGGAAGGTGATCGCCGTCGGTCCGGGCCGGTGGGAGGAGGGCAAGCGCATTCCCCTGGAAGTGAAGGAAGGGGACCGCGTGCTCTTCGCCAAGTACGCCGGTACGGAAGTGAAGTATGGCGACAAGGAACTCCTGATCCTGCGGGAAAGCGACATTCTGGCCGTGATCGCGTGACGGCCGGCCGTAGGCAACGACCTTGAGGCTAAGGAGGGGACGGACGGTGGCGAAGGATATTAAGTTTAACGAAGAGGCGCGTCGGGCGATGCTCCGCGGGGTCGACATTCTG harbors:
- the tatC gene encoding twin-arginine translocase subunit TatC, whose protein sequence is MSYLDHIQELRRRVIRVLLFFLAALVLGFFVAQPVVETLKTHDVAKEIPWFVFNLTDALRVYMQFAFLIATLLTLPVALYQLWRFVAPGLYPEERRAALLYIPLAVGLFLLGALFAYFVLFPLIVRFLKAVAENMGATPAYGLAQYFGFLFNVVLPVAILFELPVLSMFLTRLRILNPVVLRKFRRLAYLILVVVAAVITPPDIVSAVLVYAPLVLLYEIAVWSSRVVWRKQQREDAEREARWREEERAAEGEPDRAPG
- the groES gene encoding co-chaperone GroES; the encoded protein is MIKPLADRVVVEPIEREEKTASGIVLPDTAKEKPQEGKVIAVGPGRWEEGKRIPLEVKEGDRVLFAKYAGTEVKYGDKELLILRESDILAVIA